One Aegilops tauschii subsp. strangulata cultivar AL8/78 chromosome 7, Aet v6.0, whole genome shotgun sequence genomic window carries:
- the LOC109753775 gene encoding 12-oxophytodienoate reductase 1, with translation MEPIPLLTPYKMGQFDLSHRVVLAPMTRQRAYGGVPQPHAALYYSQRATPGGLLISEATRVAPARRDEEPTSFRDMPGIWAPEQVEAWRPVVDAVHAEGAVFFCQLWHAAAGNGDDARERQQVSPQMSYDGRREELTSPRRVAPEDAPGVVDAFRRAARNAIDAGFDGVELQGTNGYFVDGGGGGPESRCRFALEVVETVAREIGGHRLGLRLDQFTAEPEEHALALHVVSRLNDLGVLYCHMIEPKVDGRRRVSRRLLPYREAFGGTFIASGGYGREEGDAAVGEGYADLVAYGRLFLANPDLPRRFELGAPLNDCVSATFYGAGVGSAHPAVGYTDYPFLD, from the exons ATGGAGCCCATCCCTCTGCTGACGCCGTACAAGATGGGCCAGTTCGACCTGTCGCACCGGGTCGTGCTGGCGCCCATGACGCGGCAGCGCGCCTACGGCGGCGTGCCGCAGCCGCACGCCGCCCTCTACTACTCCCAGCGCGCCACCCCCGGCGGCCTCCTCATCTCCGAGGCCACGCGCGTCGCGCCGGCGAGGCGGGACGAGGAGCCGACGTCGTTCAGGGACATGCCGGGGATCTGGGCGCCGGAGCAGGTCGAGGCGTGGAGGCCCGTGGTGGACGCCGTGCACGCCGAGGGCGCCGTCTTCTTCTGCCAGCTCTGGCACGCCGCGGCCGGCAACGGCGACGATGCCAGGGAAAGGCAACAGGTGAGCCCGCAGATGAGCTACGATGGCCGCCGCGAGGAGCTGACGTCGCCGAGGAGGGTGGCGCCCGAGGACGCGCCCGGCGTCGTGGACGCGTTCAGACGCGCCGCCAGGAACGCCATCGATGCCG GCTTCGACGGCGTCGAGCTCCAAGGCACCAACGGCTACTtcgtcgacggcggcggcggcggcccggaGAGCCGGTGCCGGTTCGCGCTGGAGGTGGTGGAGACCGTGGCGCGGGAGATCGGCGGCCACCGCCTGGGCCTGCGGCTGGACCAGTTCACGGCCGAGCCCGAGGAGCACGCGCTGGCGCTCCACGTCGTGAGCCGGCTCAACGACCTCGGCGTGCTCTACTGCCACATGATCGAGCCCAAGGTGGACGGCCGGCGCCGTGTGTCCCGGCGGCTGCTGCCGTACAGGGAGGCGTTCGGCGGCACGTTCATCGCCAGCGGCGGGTACGGGCGGGAGGAGGGCGACGCGGCCGTCGGCGAGGGGTACGCCGACCTGGTGGCCTACGGGCGGCTCTTCCTGGCCAACCCGGACCTGCCGAGGAGGTTCGAGCTGGGCGCGCCGCTCAATGACTGCGTCAGCGCCACCTTCTACGGCGCCGGAGTCGGATCCGCCCACCCCGCCGTCGGATACACCGATTACCCGTTCCTCGACTGA